The following are encoded in a window of Lactobacillus panisapium genomic DNA:
- a CDS encoding sucrose-specific PTS transporter subunit IIBC, giving the protein MMASKENQKIAKQVFDAIGGKNNIVSTAHCATRLRLVVHDRTKVDEKKLDQIDKAKGHFFTSGQYQIIFGTGLVNDVYEAVKEAGAATTSSADLNDVAAEKSGWFRKAIRMFADVFVPIIPALVATGLFMGLKGLITQPQILQIFGMTPKQIPAQFNTYFSILTGTAFDFLPVLVCWSAFRVFGGSPILGVLLGLMLVNPSLPSAWDVAQGTKPALMFFGVIPVAGYQASVLPAFILGFLGAKTEKWIHKHVVNSLDLIVTPFATLLIMSMLGLFIVGPIFRSVERGILYATEWIVQLPYGLGGLIWGGINQMVVVTGLHHALNIVEIQLLANTHWNQVNPISSASIAAQAGAVLAVAVKSHSSKIKQIAFPSTISALLGITEPAIYGINIRFLKPFLFGCVGGAAGGFLSSIFNLRATGMSITVIPGILLFLNQQLPLYILVCLVGFGVAFTLTYFFGYNDRMLKEER; this is encoded by the coding sequence ATGATGGCTTCAAAAGAGAACCAAAAAATTGCCAAACAAGTCTTTGACGCGATTGGTGGCAAAAATAATATTGTGTCAACTGCTCATTGTGCTACGAGGCTAAGGCTAGTCGTTCATGACCGAACAAAAGTTGATGAGAAGAAGTTAGATCAAATCGATAAAGCTAAAGGACATTTTTTTACGTCTGGGCAGTATCAAATCATTTTTGGAACGGGGCTCGTTAATGACGTCTATGAGGCAGTTAAAGAAGCAGGCGCAGCAACGACAAGTAGCGCAGATTTAAATGATGTTGCCGCAGAAAAATCAGGTTGGTTCCGCAAGGCAATCAGAATGTTTGCAGATGTTTTTGTTCCGATTATTCCAGCACTAGTTGCAACGGGTTTGTTTATGGGACTAAAAGGGCTGATTACTCAACCGCAGATCCTGCAAATTTTTGGCATGACGCCTAAACAAATACCAGCACAATTTAATACTTATTTTAGTATTCTTACCGGAACTGCTTTTGACTTCTTACCTGTTTTGGTCTGCTGGTCAGCATTTCGCGTATTTGGCGGTAGTCCTATTTTAGGGGTATTACTAGGGCTAATGTTAGTTAATCCGTCTTTGCCATCTGCTTGGGATGTTGCCCAGGGAACTAAGCCTGCATTAATGTTTTTCGGTGTGATTCCAGTTGCAGGGTACCAGGCCTCTGTTTTACCAGCTTTTATTCTGGGCTTTTTAGGAGCAAAAACAGAAAAGTGGATTCATAAACATGTGGTCAATTCCTTGGACTTAATCGTGACGCCTTTTGCAACGCTACTGATAATGAGTATGCTGGGGCTGTTTATTGTTGGTCCCATCTTTAGATCAGTAGAGCGGGGAATACTTTATGCGACTGAGTGGATTGTTCAACTACCATATGGTTTAGGCGGCCTCATTTGGGGCGGTATCAATCAGATGGTTGTCGTTACTGGATTGCATCATGCCTTGAATATTGTTGAAATTCAATTGCTAGCGAATACGCACTGGAATCAGGTTAATCCTATCAGTTCTGCTTCAATTGCAGCGCAAGCTGGTGCAGTTCTTGCGGTCGCTGTAAAAAGCCATTCAAGTAAGATTAAGCAAATAGCTTTTCCATCAACCATTTCAGCTTTACTTGGTATCACTGAACCGGCAATTTACGGCATAAATATTAGATTCTTAAAGCCATTTTTGTTTGGCTGTGTTGGAGGAGCAGCAGGAGGATTTCTTTCAAGTATTTTCAACTTAAGGGCAACAGGCATGTCAATTACGGTTATTCCCGGAATATTACTATTTCTTAATCAGCAATTGCCTTTATATATCTTGGTTTGCCTAGTTGGCTTTGGGGTTGCATTTACACTAACTTACTTTTTTGGCTATAACGATCGGATGTTAAAAGAAGAACGATAG
- a CDS encoding MazG-like family protein, with protein sequence MIIDTKKLQKEVLDNKRRHNFNTTDIKFELLLLYGEVNELFKGWLKQDDDNINEELADVGIFLLGISEMLGSDLGKDIVDKIEINKNRIYKNGVKVSKK encoded by the coding sequence ATGATAATTGATACCAAAAAACTCCAGAAGGAAGTTCTTGATAATAAAAGAAGACATAATTTTAATACGACAGATATCAAGTTTGAATTGCTGCTATTGTATGGCGAAGTAAATGAGCTGTTTAAAGGCTGGCTTAAGCAAGATGATGATAATATCAATGAAGAATTAGCAGATGTTGGTATTTTTTTGCTGGGTATATCCGAAATGTTGGGAAGCGACTTAGGAAAAGACATAGTTGATAAAATTGAAATAAATAAAAACAGGATTTATAAAAACGGAGTAAAAGTAAGTAAAAAATAG
- a CDS encoding ABC transporter ATP-binding protein produces MIIKTENLTKQYQKVTSVDFFHRTKQTIAAVKNVSLQINQGDHVGLVGLNGSGKSTLIKMILGILQPNGGKITTFGVNPVDNRQINARKIGVVFGQRSQLRWDLPVMDTLLLNRELYQVDNKDFHSRLNQLTKTLGAEDFLSQPVRTLSLGQRMKVEFIAALIHDPELIILDEPTIGLDVLTKNSLIAFLKGLTNKTIIFTSHDLIEVEQTCSRIMIMNAGNLVLNLDSAKIANLAVPATITFTSSSSNYADLRQTWPQLMQLTNGDFQLADIEQKNIKEILSQLTASVPIENIEVKNNKLEYLLSHIAGGNAHEI; encoded by the coding sequence ATGATAATTAAAACGGAAAATTTAACAAAACAATATCAGAAAGTAACTTCCGTCGACTTTTTTCACCGAACAAAACAAACTATTGCTGCGGTTAAAAATGTTTCTTTGCAAATTAACCAAGGCGATCATGTGGGTCTTGTTGGCCTAAATGGTTCAGGCAAATCTACCTTAATCAAAATGATCTTAGGAATTTTGCAGCCTAATGGAGGTAAAATTACAACTTTTGGTGTGAATCCAGTTGATAATCGACAAATAAATGCCCGCAAAATTGGTGTCGTGTTTGGGCAAAGAAGTCAGTTACGCTGGGACTTGCCGGTAATGGATACCTTGCTATTAAACCGGGAACTTTACCAGGTAGATAACAAAGACTTTCATAGCAGACTGAACCAATTAACTAAAACGCTTGGTGCTGAGGACTTTCTAAGTCAGCCAGTGCGTACGCTTAGTTTAGGTCAACGAATGAAAGTAGAATTTATTGCGGCCTTAATTCATGATCCTGAACTAATTATTCTTGATGAACCAACAATCGGTCTTGATGTTTTAACTAAAAACAGTCTGATTGCTTTTTTAAAAGGGCTAACAAATAAAACAATTATTTTCACCTCGCATGATCTAATTGAAGTGGAGCAGACGTGCTCCCGAATCATGATTATGAATGCGGGTAATTTGGTGCTCAATCTTGACAGCGCAAAAATTGCCAATTTAGCAGTACCAGCGACGATTACTTTTACTAGTAGCAGCAGTAACTATGCTGATTTACGCCAAACGTGGCCCCAATTAATGCAGCTTACAAACGGTGACTTTCAACTAGCTGACATTGAACAAAAAAATATTAAAGAAATTCTGAGCCAATTAACTGCCAGTGTTCCAATTGAGAATATTGAAGTTAAAAATAATAAGCTTGAATACTTGCTCAGTCATATTGCAGGGGGTAATGCCCATGAAATATAG
- a CDS encoding AraC family transcriptional regulator, which produces MIKYEEITHAAMIPFKIFSFRAKNLDRIIAPHWHQSTEILFVKEGTLKITLQNKTYLLHKNEFVVINPNIIHSTRSLSKNWVLCIQLPLSFLKLVTNNQFDKVFIFKDINFPTEQEASERIIALFNQAIYQTENHPKNIQYFLDLYSSGLLILKELISSYSVKVNKNNADDKSISILNKAIDYININYSKSITLTDMAKFLGYSPSYCSKVIKKNLGTNFKEILDIIRLEKVVLEAQKGKRSLEQIAQETGFKTYRNLYNAFYSVYGMSPKQFLSESM; this is translated from the coding sequence ATGATTAAATATGAAGAAATTACACATGCGGCAATGATTCCTTTTAAGATTTTCAGTTTCAGAGCAAAAAATCTTGATCGCATTATTGCACCGCATTGGCATCAAAGCACTGAAATTCTTTTTGTTAAAGAAGGTACACTAAAGATTACCCTACAAAATAAAACTTATCTTCTACATAAAAATGAATTTGTAGTTATTAATCCCAACATTATTCATTCAACTAGGAGCCTATCTAAAAACTGGGTACTTTGTATTCAGTTGCCATTATCTTTTTTAAAACTAGTCACGAATAATCAATTTGATAAAGTATTTATCTTTAAAGACATTAACTTCCCTACTGAGCAAGAAGCTAGTGAACGAATAATTGCATTATTTAATCAGGCAATATATCAAACCGAAAATCATCCCAAAAATATTCAATACTTTTTAGACTTATATTCTTCTGGTCTACTGATTTTAAAAGAGCTCATTTCCTCATATTCTGTTAAAGTAAATAAAAATAATGCTGATGATAAAAGCATCAGCATTTTAAACAAGGCAATTGATTACATTAATATCAATTATTCCAAAAGTATTACTTTAACTGATATGGCAAAGTTTTTGGGCTATTCACCAAGTTATTGTTCTAAAGTCATTAAGAAAAACCTAGGAACCAATTTTAAAGAAATTCTGGATATTATTAGACTTGAAAAAGTAGTACTCGAGGCACAAAAGGGCAAACGCTCTCTTGAGCAGATTGCACAAGAAACCGGCTTTAAAACTTACCGCAATTTGTACAATGCATTTTATTCAGTCTATGGTATGTCGCCTAAACAGTTTTTGAGTGAGTCAATGTAG
- a CDS encoding ABC transporter permease produces MKYRLTLMKIGIKNGFASKSALVFWLFSALISFIVQYFLWKAVLIGRPNAVFRQTVSYLLLMQLLTILFPKSSYTLNDKVRSGDIALDLLKPLAVRTQLLWESLGYSIAKFLVIGLVILVLYFWLLNFQVSLSAILMVIVAGFLAYFLYFELELILGTFSFYTYSIWGISTFKEAVLLVLAGNVFPANFYPDALKTLSSYLPFQYSFGAVGMLAETPSWSFFSQVVLIQILYLLLFSFVYKYLFKHAVTKTVVQGG; encoded by the coding sequence ATGAAATATAGATTGACCTTAATGAAAATAGGTATCAAAAATGGTTTTGCATCGAAATCTGCCTTAGTTTTTTGGCTTTTTTCAGCGCTAATTTCATTTATTGTCCAGTATTTTTTGTGGAAAGCTGTTTTAATAGGACGGCCAAACGCAGTTTTTCGGCAGACAGTTAGTTATCTGTTATTAATGCAGTTATTAACGATTTTGTTTCCTAAATCTAGCTATACGCTTAACGATAAGGTACGTTCGGGTGATATTGCGCTTGATTTGCTAAAGCCACTGGCTGTTCGAACTCAGTTACTCTGGGAAAGTTTAGGTTATTCTATTGCTAAGTTTTTAGTAATTGGCTTAGTCATTTTAGTACTTTATTTTTGGCTCCTAAACTTCCAAGTCTCTTTATCAGCGATATTAATGGTCATAGTAGCTGGTTTCTTAGCGTACTTTTTATATTTTGAGTTAGAACTAATTCTGGGAACATTCTCTTTTTATACATATAGTATTTGGGGAATTTCTACCTTTAAGGAAGCAGTTTTGCTTGTTCTTGCCGGAAATGTTTTTCCAGCTAACTTCTATCCAGATGCTTTAAAAACGCTGTCTTCTTATTTGCCGTTTCAGTATTCGTTTGGTGCGGTCGGAATGTTGGCTGAAACACCATCTTGGTCATTTTTTAGCCAAGTAGTGCTGATCCAAATTTTATATTTATTACTATTTAGCTTCGTGTATAAGTACCTTTTTAAGCATGCAGTTACTAAAACAGTAGTTCAAGGAGGCTAA
- the bglX gene encoding beta-glucosidase BglX: MNQKEIIRLLKDMSLDEKIGQLIQLSGEFFSANDISIGPIEKLGISKKMVDLTGSILNVVGAKETHEVQERQMQKQPHHIPVLFMSDVIYGYKTILPIPLGLGATWDLKNVRQAFVNAADEASAAGNHVAFAPMVDVVRDARWGRVLESPGEDPYLNARFAENMVNGLQENLKNKKGQAACVKHYAAYGAVEGGKEYNSVDMSISNLFQNYLPPYKAAVAAGSEMVMTSLTTLNGVPATASKALLSTILRQKWGFDGVIISDYASIFELIKHGFAANEIQASEEAFNASVDIDMKSPCYANGLQPLVTNGQLDEEKIDQAVLRVLNLKNRLGLFEDPFYGASPEREAKSILTSTKRQHARKLSQESLVLLQNDNHVLPLNKEQKVVLIGPYASRKTLIGMWAIHGNPQDTITIADGMKRFIPDLKVYQGTDLQRSKKLLKNLGFLNEKEIAEAISTPKQEQKNNQEALEAAKKADTVVLALGEETYEDGEAGSKTDLRLPKNQRQLIDQLANLGKKIILVLINGRPLVLNDIKDKVDAIIEAWFPGTEGGNAIADVLFGECNPSGRLTMEFPYSSAEEPLYYNHLSTGRPESNSQHKGRFVSKYLDCPSGALYPFGYGLSYCDVDYSSLQLSANEITPDQDIKVSINVTNTGKCSTTETVQLYFRDEVASVAQPVKRLINFQKVQLKPMEKKPVEFVLSLSELSFFDNTGNEKIEPGFFTIMVGPNSRDVSSARLYFAG; the protein is encoded by the coding sequence ATGAATCAAAAAGAAATAATACGTTTGTTAAAAGACATGAGTTTAGACGAAAAAATAGGTCAACTAATTCAATTATCTGGTGAGTTTTTTAGTGCTAATGATATCTCAATTGGGCCAATTGAGAAACTAGGAATTTCAAAGAAAATGGTTGACTTGACAGGTTCAATACTCAATGTAGTCGGTGCAAAAGAAACGCACGAAGTACAAGAAAGACAGATGCAAAAGCAACCCCATCATATCCCAGTGTTATTCATGTCAGATGTAATTTACGGTTATAAAACAATTTTACCGATTCCTTTAGGCTTGGGAGCAACTTGGGATTTAAAAAATGTGCGCCAAGCTTTTGTAAACGCTGCTGATGAAGCTTCGGCAGCTGGCAATCACGTTGCCTTTGCACCGATGGTTGACGTTGTTCGTGATGCTAGATGGGGACGAGTGCTTGAGTCGCCAGGTGAGGATCCGTATTTAAATGCTAGATTTGCGGAAAACATGGTTAACGGCCTACAAGAAAATTTAAAAAATAAAAAAGGCCAGGCTGCCTGCGTTAAGCACTATGCTGCTTATGGTGCAGTTGAAGGTGGTAAAGAATATAACTCAGTAGATATGTCGATAAGCAATCTGTTTCAGAACTATTTACCGCCTTATAAAGCGGCTGTTGCTGCTGGCAGCGAAATGGTGATGACATCTTTAACAACACTTAACGGTGTGCCAGCCACTGCTAGTAAAGCACTTTTATCTACAATTTTGCGCCAAAAATGGGGCTTTGATGGTGTGATTATTTCAGATTATGCTTCGATTTTTGAACTGATTAAGCACGGATTTGCAGCAAATGAGATTCAGGCTAGTGAAGAAGCTTTCAACGCTAGCGTTGATATTGATATGAAATCGCCATGTTATGCTAATGGCTTACAGCCCTTAGTTACTAACGGTCAACTTGATGAAGAAAAAATCGATCAGGCTGTTTTACGTGTTCTTAATTTGAAAAATCGATTGGGCCTTTTTGAAGATCCATTCTACGGTGCGAGTCCTGAGCGTGAGGCTAAAAGCATTCTAACCTCTACGAAAAGACAACATGCGCGAAAATTAAGTCAAGAATCACTGGTTTTATTGCAAAATGATAACCACGTCTTGCCCCTAAATAAAGAGCAAAAAGTTGTGCTAATTGGTCCATATGCTAGTCGTAAGACCCTAATTGGCATGTGGGCGATTCATGGCAATCCGCAAGATACAATTACTATTGCTGATGGAATGAAGAGATTTATTCCTGATTTGAAAGTATATCAAGGGACAGATCTGCAGAGAAGTAAAAAGCTACTGAAGAATCTTGGCTTTCTTAATGAAAAAGAAATTGCTGAAGCTATTTCAACGCCGAAGCAGGAACAAAAAAATAATCAAGAAGCACTTGAAGCTGCTAAAAAGGCTGACACAGTGGTATTAGCTTTAGGCGAAGAAACTTATGAGGATGGAGAAGCAGGTTCTAAAACAGACTTGCGCTTACCGAAAAATCAACGTCAATTAATTGATCAATTGGCTAATTTAGGCAAGAAGATTATTTTGGTTTTAATAAATGGTAGACCGCTAGTATTAAATGATATTAAAGATAAAGTTGATGCAATAATTGAGGCTTGGTTCCCAGGAACAGAGGGGGGAAATGCGATTGCCGATGTACTTTTTGGGGAATGCAATCCTTCTGGCAGGCTGACAATGGAATTTCCTTATTCTAGTGCTGAAGAGCCGTTATATTACAATCATTTATCAACTGGTAGGCCAGAAAGCAATTCACAGCATAAAGGTAGATTTGTTTCTAAGTATTTAGATTGTCCTTCAGGTGCATTGTATCCATTCGGCTATGGTTTGTCTTATTGCGATGTGGACTACAGTAGTCTGCAATTAAGTGCAAACGAAATTACACCTGATCAGGATATCAAGGTTTCAATTAACGTGACTAATACTGGAAAATGTTCAACAACTGAAACGGTGCAGCTATATTTTAGAGATGAGGTAGCATCTGTTGCTCAGCCAGTTAAGCGATTAATTAATTTTCAAAAAGTCCAGTTAAAACCAATGGAAAAGAAGCCTGTAGAATTTGTACTTTCGCTCAGTGAATTAAGCTTTTTTGATAATACTGGAAATGAAAAAATAGAACCAGGATTTTTCACAATTATGGTGGGACCCAACTCTCGGGATGTTTCTTCTGCTAGATTGTATTTTGCTGGTTAA
- a CDS encoding carboxymuconolactone decarboxylase family protein encodes MNKALIEEFNQLVAPFVSDVNNHCTKHLQKDRFLIPIIASITQGIIKQLPDQVEQALNKQVEPETIAEVIYQLVPVIGTLKVEQALPSIQKVFAQHQVQLFLTETATDQDFGARVQSRLYSTEIKNLLKDLPDEAGQFIPYALTQHFFNDFYNRKTLPVRDRERYELLALITLNVEFQIKAHARGSLRAGNTESELIWSVIQLLPYVGFPFVINSVQVIHQAAGQLAEENS; translated from the coding sequence GTGAATAAAGCACTTATCGAAGAATTTAACCAACTAGTTGCCCCTTTTGTTAGTGATGTTAACAATCATTGTACAAAGCATTTACAAAAAGATCGCTTTTTAATTCCAATAATTGCTAGTATTACCCAGGGAATAATTAAGCAGCTACCTGATCAAGTTGAGCAAGCACTAAATAAGCAGGTTGAGCCTGAAACAATTGCCGAAGTAATTTACCAATTAGTGCCTGTTATCGGCACATTAAAAGTTGAGCAGGCATTGCCTTCTATTCAAAAAGTTTTTGCTCAGCATCAAGTTCAGCTGTTTCTAACTGAAACCGCCACCGATCAGGATTTTGGCGCTAGAGTGCAAAGTAGGCTTTACAGTACAGAAATCAAAAACTTACTAAAAGATTTGCCCGATGAAGCAGGTCAATTTATTCCATATGCGTTAACACAGCACTTTTTTAATGATTTTTATAACCGGAAGACTTTGCCGGTTCGCGACCGTGAACGCTATGAATTACTAGCTCTTATTACATTAAATGTTGAATTTCAAATCAAGGCCCATGCACGCGGAAGCTTAAGGGCTGGCAATACCGAAAGTGAATTAATTTGGTCAGTAATCCAGCTTTTGCCTTATGTTGGTTTCCCCTTTGTTATCAATAGTGTGCAAGTAATTCATCAGGCTGCAGGTCAATTAGCCGAAGAAAACTCCTAA
- a CDS encoding SDR family oxidoreductase produces the protein MKILVIGAHGQIGRQLVQILQAKENCQVIAGLRSASQQEEYQQQNIMTAYVDLTKAQAQLEQVMQGVDVVVFAAGSGGKTGADATMMIDLDGAVKAINAAEKTNVSRFIMISSIKANDRGFWSDNVPPRAPESYYYAAKYYADEWLLHSSLDYTILRPARLINQPATGKIQIASQLTQSIDDISITRADVAETVATIIESSRLHKQQFDLANGDTPIAQAVEQFN, from the coding sequence ATGAAAATTTTGGTAATTGGAGCACATGGTCAGATTGGCCGGCAGTTAGTACAGATTTTACAAGCAAAGGAAAACTGCCAAGTAATTGCGGGCTTGCGCTCAGCTAGCCAACAGGAAGAATATCAACAACAAAATATTATGACTGCGTATGTTGATTTGACAAAAGCGCAAGCACAACTTGAACAAGTGATGCAAGGAGTCGACGTAGTCGTATTTGCTGCTGGCTCAGGTGGAAAAACTGGTGCGGATGCAACGATGATGATTGACCTTGATGGTGCGGTTAAGGCAATTAATGCTGCTGAAAAGACAAATGTTAGTCGGTTCATCATGATTAGTTCAATTAAGGCCAATGACCGAGGCTTTTGGTCAGATAATGTTCCACCTAGAGCTCCAGAAAGCTATTATTACGCAGCCAAGTACTATGCCGATGAGTGGCTTTTGCACAGTTCTTTGGATTACACGATTCTGCGGCCAGCAAGATTAATTAATCAACCTGCTACTGGAAAAATTCAGATAGCTTCACAATTGACGCAGTCAATAGATGATATAAGCATTACTAGAGCAGATGTTGCCGAAACGGTTGCTACTATTATTGAAAGTTCTAGATTGCATAAGCAGCAATTTGATTTAGCTAACGGTGATACACCGATTGCGCAGGCAGTTGAGCAATTCAACTAA
- a CDS encoding sucrose-6-phosphate hydrolase — MTDRRKEFRNLVSNLSSVPQNVITEQKKRVGQSPYRQQFHLESIMGQLNDPNGFSFFAGYYHLFYQSFPLKFTQNPTYFEQGWQHLKSRNLIDWQDLGQAMANDTKYDQYGVYSGSAIQANNRLFLMYTGNSWIGTNTPHWHRMPTQLGAWMDRNDCVTKLKSPLIKGRIKGYTGHFRDPKIFQKKGIYYAVIGAQKTNQKGTVLLYKSQDLLTWEKIGEVKTNFDKNMGYMCECPDYFELAHHGVLLFCPQGLNTKNNRFLNQYQACYSIGQPLNLNTGLFTGTEFNEIDQGFDFYAPQTMLTPDGRRVLIAWMSILNGNDPTVDYDYTGCLTFPRELTCDGKYLYQKPIDEIKDLAIAQLIAEKTVRQEKKIAEGRNQRDLKLTIKCGSKSIFVLDLFSDDKNSKHLRLILNAIKNRFIVNRANAGANFEDEYGTERSCAIDLSKKIQLRILQDTSSAEIFLENGKYVFTMRVFTSIEQNKIFVTSLNEATKIEYEINCLRAIKRTGN; from the coding sequence ATGACTGATAGAAGAAAAGAGTTTAGAAATTTAGTATCTAATTTAAGTTCGGTACCTCAAAATGTGATAACTGAGCAAAAAAAGCGTGTTGGCCAATCTCCATATCGTCAGCAATTTCATCTGGAAAGTATAATGGGGCAGCTAAATGATCCTAATGGTTTTTCTTTTTTTGCTGGCTATTACCACTTGTTTTATCAATCTTTCCCCCTTAAATTTACGCAAAATCCCACTTATTTTGAGCAGGGTTGGCAACACTTAAAATCAAGAAACTTAATTGATTGGCAGGATTTAGGCCAAGCAATGGCCAATGACACTAAATATGATCAATATGGCGTTTATTCAGGAAGTGCAATTCAAGCCAATAATCGTTTATTTTTAATGTATACGGGAAATTCGTGGATTGGGACTAACACGCCACACTGGCACCGGATGCCGACTCAATTAGGAGCCTGGATGGATCGAAATGATTGTGTGACTAAATTAAAAAGTCCCTTAATTAAGGGTCGAATCAAAGGCTATACTGGTCACTTTAGAGATCCAAAGATTTTTCAGAAAAAAGGAATATATTATGCTGTAATTGGGGCACAGAAAACTAATCAAAAAGGGACAGTTCTGCTATATAAGAGTCAAGACTTATTGACTTGGGAAAAAATAGGAGAAGTCAAAACCAATTTTGATAAAAACATGGGCTATATGTGTGAATGTCCAGATTATTTTGAACTTGCGCATCATGGTGTCCTCCTTTTTTGTCCGCAAGGACTTAATACGAAAAATAATCGTTTTCTTAATCAATATCAGGCTTGTTATTCTATCGGACAACCCTTAAATCTAAATACTGGTCTGTTTACCGGCACCGAGTTTAATGAGATTGATCAGGGATTTGACTTTTATGCTCCGCAAACAATGCTCACACCTGATGGGAGAAGGGTTTTAATTGCTTGGATGAGTATCTTAAATGGTAATGATCCAACAGTAGATTATGACTATACTGGCTGCTTAACTTTTCCACGGGAATTAACTTGTGATGGCAAGTATCTTTACCAAAAGCCAATTGATGAGATTAAAGACTTAGCCATTGCACAATTGATTGCCGAAAAAACGGTTAGGCAAGAGAAAAAAATTGCCGAGGGCAGGAATCAACGAGACCTAAAATTGACCATAAAATGTGGCTCAAAATCAATTTTTGTCCTTGATTTATTTAGTGATGATAAAAATAGTAAACACTTGCGCCTAATACTAAATGCTATTAAAAATCGCTTTATCGTTAACCGAGCTAATGCAGGTGCTAATTTTGAAGATGAATATGGAACTGAACGCAGTTGTGCAATTGATTTGAGTAAAAAAATTCAATTACGGATTTTGCAGGACACGTCTTCTGCCGAAATCTTTTTAGAAAATGGTAAATATGTTTTTACGATGAGAGTTTTTACTTCAATTGAACAAAATAAAATATTCGTAACAAGTTTGAATGAAGCGACCAAAATTGAGTATGAAATTAATTGTTTGCGAGCAATAAAGAGGACTGGTAATTAG
- a CDS encoding ABC transporter permease, producing MRYLKLFFAYLKVNLKSLAVYDLDFYFAIAGMIIQNVLNIVALRFIFNLVPRIKGYSFEQLLLTYALATLAFAIFRCFFINALNISDYLHQGKLDTILIKPVSPLFQLINERVDEDAWGDLLVALLLLVLVDIRLHNPWYITVMFIFISLFTSLIFLSLAILGNIVSLWSNGLADLAETTFDFFEMSKYPLSIYAEGFRLVLTFVLPLGWVASIPQEKIAQEHEWIWLGIIPAVCILFFLLIYQLWRLFLQRYQSTGS from the coding sequence ATGAGATATCTAAAATTGTTTTTTGCCTATTTAAAAGTTAATTTAAAATCTCTTGCTGTTTATGATCTTGATTTTTACTTTGCGATTGCTGGCATGATTATTCAGAATGTACTTAATATTGTTGCTTTAAGGTTTATTTTCAATTTAGTGCCACGAATCAAAGGCTATAGTTTTGAGCAATTACTGCTTACTTATGCCTTGGCGACGCTAGCATTTGCAATCTTTCGCTGCTTTTTTATTAATGCGCTTAATATTTCGGACTATCTTCATCAGGGTAAGCTTGATACGATTCTAATTAAACCGGTTAGCCCGCTTTTCCAGCTAATCAATGAGCGTGTAGATGAAGACGCGTGGGGTGATTTGCTGGTTGCACTTTTATTGTTAGTGCTGGTTGATATTCGGCTGCATAATCCCTGGTACATAACGGTGATGTTTATTTTTATTTCACTGTTTACTTCTTTAATTTTCTTAAGCTTAGCAATTCTGGGCAATATTGTCTCACTTTGGTCTAATGGTTTAGCCGACTTGGCTGAAACCACGTTTGACTTTTTTGAGATGAGCAAGTACCCGTTATCAATCTATGCGGAAGGATTTAGATTGGTTTTAACTTTTGTGTTGCCATTAGGTTGGGTAGCCTCAATTCCGCAAGAAAAAATTGCTCAAGAGCATGAATGGATTTGGCTGGGAATTATTCCGGCAGTTTGTATTTTATTCTTTTTACTTATTTACCAATTGTGGCGACTCTTTTTACAGAGATACCAAAGTACTGGTAGCTAA